One window from the genome of Armatimonadota bacterium encodes:
- a CDS encoding tripartite tricarboxylate transporter substrate binding protein: MRTVLAVLVLILLLVPGTAGAAAWPEGRAVTIVVPFAAGGGTDIIARQLQRAMQRFLDAPVVIRNIPGAGSGIGTNEVLRARPDGHTLLLSGTHTVTASLQGLTAGSVAQLDHIASLNWDAFVIGVLEGAPYKTLKELIEAGKQNPGKVTIGHAGVGALTHLTAEALNRAAGTPWTVVPFEGGARLIAGVLGNVVTAGVFSQSEVVGQAGRLRPLAVTSQRRSPLFPQTPTLEELGFKGIPQGSFRAVSGPKGIPMETRRAIAAAVARAMNDPEWIAFSRQNGLVKTYLANEDLERYFGVLTIELSRLLRQVGLIK, from the coding sequence GTGCGCACAGTACTGGCCGTTCTCGTCCTAATCCTTCTCCTCGTGCCCGGTACTGCTGGTGCGGCGGCCTGGCCGGAGGGACGTGCGGTTACCATCGTGGTCCCCTTTGCCGCAGGCGGCGGTACCGACATCATCGCCCGGCAGTTGCAGCGGGCGATGCAGCGTTTCCTCGACGCGCCCGTCGTCATCCGCAACATCCCCGGTGCGGGCAGTGGCATCGGCACCAACGAGGTGCTGCGCGCCCGGCCGGACGGCCACACCCTGCTGCTGTCCGGCACGCACACGGTGACAGCCTCCCTGCAGGGACTGACCGCCGGGTCTGTTGCCCAGCTGGACCACATCGCCAGCCTCAACTGGGACGCCTTCGTCATCGGCGTCCTGGAGGGGGCACCGTACAAGACCCTCAAGGAGCTCATCGAGGCCGGTAAGCAGAACCCGGGGAAGGTGACCATCGGCCACGCCGGCGTGGGGGCCCTCACGCACCTGACGGCTGAAGCCCTGAACCGCGCTGCGGGAACCCCCTGGACCGTGGTCCCCTTTGAGGGCGGAGCACGGCTCATCGCGGGGGTGCTGGGCAACGTGGTCACCGCCGGGGTCTTCTCGCAGTCCGAGGTGGTGGGGCAGGCCGGCCGGCTGCGCCCCCTGGCGGTCACCAGCCAGCGCCGCTCGCCCCTCTTCCCGCAGACCCCTACACTGGAGGAGCTGGGATTCAAAGGCATTCCCCAGGGGAGTTTCCGGGCGGTCAGCGGACCCAAGGGCATCCCCATGGAGACCCGCCGGGCCATCGCCGCTGCAGTGGCCAGGGCGATGAACGATCCGGAGTGGATCGCCTTCAGCCGGCAGAACGGGCTGGTGAAGACCTATCTGGCCAACGAGGACCTGGAGCGCTACTTCGGGGTCCTGACCATTGAGCTGTCCCGGCTGCTGCGTCAGGTCGGACTGATCAAGTGA
- a CDS encoding tetratricopeptide repeat protein, translated as MGARGQERVAKRSGVLPSPRSSLIGRAAETDAVTEILLRPEVRVVTLTGAPGIGKTRLALEVAGRLAGRFSGGVAFIDLSAVTDPVAVGAAIAQSLGIREVSSQPLVDTLRDAIAEQRLLLVLDNFEQVLPAAPVVAELLDGCPSLTVLLTSRAPLRIRGEQEFPVPPLPLPEERSAAEPRALREVASVALFVERARAVRPDFTLTSANAAAVADICVRLDGLPLAIELAAARVKLLTPAGILRRLRSSLDLLSRQSPDVPPRHRTLRQAIRWSYDLLEGGEQVLLRRLAAFSGGAALDAVEAVCRAETDPAGSVLDALGSLVENSLLLHDPQPDGESRFRMLETVREFAQEELEASGEGPALWERHAAHFAQLAQAAEPALAGPDQAVWLERLEREHDNFRVALAWSAEAGRAETGLTIAIALGRFWERHGYSGEGLSWLQRFLAMAPLAPAALRATALNIAGNLARSRGDYGLAVSSYEHTLALRREAQDARGIAVALNNLGVVAKDQGDYVRARAFLEESLAIKRREGDRRGVAVTLSNLGLTAKAQGDLAAAAAFFSESLGLFQGLGDTWGQALCLNNMGTLAFASGDVERALALHKTSLAGRRAMKEKWGLAECLEGLARVAEVMGDPEGAVRLLGAADRLRQVHGFPLPPDERAPLQRLVAALRSALSEDAFRVAWDAGQGWSPEEALDAGLALQPPSTPPAAHSTARVRIYLLGPFRLVVDGRPVSDTVWGRPAALTLFQYLLLNRHRYVSAEELAETFWPQAPSVETTAVYTTISRVRRALRSLSLPAQLELVREHVGYRLRVAAEVWLDVDTFMQALQRCGRSGEGEEIAALTEALALYEDDLLAGSDAVWFLQDREALRRRWAQACLHLAGLLEGRGQADEAIAVYAQTLSREPLLEAAHRGLIRCYAHTGRRDLALRQYRLCVEVLARELDVAPEEETQALYEAVSESRRIPLPSPQGAAVFPSG; from the coding sequence ATGGGTGCGCGCGGGCAAGAACGGGTGGCCAAGCGCTCGGGCGTGCTCCCATCTCCCCGCAGCAGTCTCATCGGCCGTGCCGCCGAGACTGACGCCGTCACAGAGATCCTGCTCCGTCCTGAGGTCCGTGTCGTCACTCTGACGGGCGCACCGGGCATCGGCAAGACCCGGCTGGCGCTGGAGGTAGCGGGCAGGCTGGCCGGCCGCTTCTCCGGCGGTGTCGCGTTCATCGACCTGAGCGCGGTGACGGATCCGGTTGCCGTTGGCGCGGCGATCGCCCAGTCCCTGGGCATTCGCGAAGTCTCCTCACAGCCGCTGGTGGACACGCTGCGGGACGCCATAGCGGAACAGCGGCTGCTGCTGGTCCTGGATAACTTCGAGCAGGTTCTTCCGGCTGCCCCCGTGGTGGCCGAGCTGCTGGACGGCTGCCCTTCCCTGACGGTTCTCCTGACCAGCCGGGCGCCGCTGCGGATAAGAGGCGAGCAGGAGTTCCCTGTCCCCCCACTGCCGCTCCCCGAAGAGAGGTCGGCGGCGGAGCCGCGGGCCCTGCGCGAAGTGGCCTCGGTCGCCCTCTTCGTGGAGCGGGCGCGGGCGGTGCGTCCGGACTTTACCCTGACATCTGCCAACGCGGCCGCCGTGGCCGACATCTGTGTTCGCCTGGACGGTCTTCCCCTAGCCATCGAGCTCGCCGCGGCGCGGGTGAAGCTGTTGACGCCGGCCGGAATCCTGCGGCGTCTCCGCTCCAGCCTGGACCTGCTGTCCCGGCAGTCGCCCGACGTTCCGCCGCGGCACCGGACGCTGCGGCAGGCCATCCGCTGGAGCTACGACCTGCTGGAGGGCGGCGAGCAGGTGTTGCTCCGCCGTCTGGCGGCCTTCAGTGGTGGGGCGGCGCTGGATGCCGTGGAGGCGGTTTGCCGGGCGGAGACGGATCCTGCAGGGAGCGTCCTCGATGCGCTCGGCTCCCTTGTGGAGAACAGCCTCCTGCTGCACGATCCCCAGCCGGACGGCGAGTCCCGCTTTCGCATGCTGGAGACGGTCCGCGAGTTCGCCCAGGAGGAGCTGGAGGCGTCCGGGGAGGGACCAGCACTCTGGGAGCGCCATGCCGCGCATTTCGCGCAGCTGGCCCAGGCCGCGGAGCCCGCCCTCGCTGGACCCGACCAGGCCGTCTGGCTGGAGCGCCTCGAGCGCGAACATGACAACTTCCGGGTGGCGCTGGCATGGTCGGCGGAGGCCGGGCGTGCGGAGACCGGCCTCACCATCGCCATCGCCCTGGGGCGCTTCTGGGAGCGGCACGGTTACTCGGGGGAAGGTCTCTCCTGGCTGCAGCGGTTCCTGGCTATGGCGCCCCTGGCGCCGGCCGCCCTGCGGGCGACGGCCCTGAACATCGCTGGCAACCTGGCACGCAGCCGAGGCGACTACGGTCTGGCGGTTTCCTCATACGAACATACGCTGGCGCTGCGACGGGAAGCACAGGACGCGCGGGGGATAGCCGTCGCCCTGAACAACCTGGGGGTGGTGGCGAAAGACCAGGGGGACTACGTGCGGGCGCGCGCCTTCCTCGAGGAGAGCCTGGCGATAAAACGTCGGGAGGGAGACCGGCGCGGCGTCGCCGTCACCCTGAGTAACCTGGGGCTGACAGCCAAAGCGCAGGGCGACCTGGCCGCCGCGGCGGCCTTTTTCAGCGAGAGCCTTGGCCTCTTCCAGGGGCTCGGCGACACCTGGGGCCAGGCGCTGTGCCTGAACAACATGGGCACGTTGGCCTTTGCCAGCGGCGACGTTGAGCGTGCCCTGGCGCTGCATAAGACCAGCCTCGCCGGGCGACGCGCCATGAAGGAGAAGTGGGGCCTGGCCGAGTGCTTGGAAGGCCTGGCCCGGGTCGCGGAGGTGATGGGGGATCCCGAGGGCGCCGTCCGCCTCCTGGGTGCCGCCGACCGGCTCCGCCAGGTCCACGGATTCCCGCTGCCGCCGGACGAGCGGGCGCCGCTGCAGCGTCTGGTCGCAGCCCTGCGCAGCGCGCTGAGCGAGGACGCCTTCCGCGTTGCCTGGGACGCCGGGCAGGGATGGAGTCCGGAGGAGGCGCTGGACGCTGGCCTCGCCCTGCAGCCGCCCTCAACTCCTCCCGCTGCCCATTCCACAGCGCGTGTGCGCATTTACTTGCTCGGCCCCTTCCGCCTGGTGGTGGACGGGCGGCCCGTGTCGGATACGGTCTGGGGACGCCCGGCGGCCTTGACCCTCTTCCAGTACCTCCTGCTGAATCGCCACCGCTACGTCTCTGCCGAGGAGCTCGCGGAGACCTTCTGGCCCCAGGCGCCTTCGGTGGAGACCACTGCTGTCTACACCACCATCTCCCGTGTGCGCCGCGCCCTGCGCAGCCTCTCGCTGCCCGCCCAGCTGGAGCTTGTCCGGGAGCATGTCGGCTACCGGCTGCGGGTGGCAGCGGAGGTGTGGCTGGACGTCGATACCTTCATGCAGGCGCTACAGCGGTGCGGGCGGAGCGGAGAGGGCGAGGAGATCGCCGCGCTGACGGAGGCGCTGGCCCTCTATGAGGACGACCTCCTGGCGGGCTCCGATGCAGTCTGGTTCCTGCAGGACCGTGAGGCGCTGCGCCGCCGGTGGGCGCAGGCTTGCCTGCACCTGGCCGGCCTCCTCGAGGGACGGGGGCAGGCGGACGA
- a CDS encoding quinone oxidoreductase, whose product MRAVRIHEHGGPEVLRYEEVPLPEPARGEVRVKVEAIGLNFLDTYYRSGLYQVSLPFIPGSEAAGVVDAVGPEVAEVRPGDRVGFAMYPGAYAEYAVVPAWRLVPLPAGIDARTAAAALVQGMTAHYLTHSTYAVKPGDTVLVHAAGGGTGQLLVQVAKRLGATVYGTASTAEKARLAREAGADQVILYSEEDFVEAIRHLTDGRGVDVVYDSVGKTTAERSMDCLRPRGYLVLFGNASGAPPAVAPLTLMAKGSLFLTRPSLAHYIATREELLRRAGALFDWVIRGEVKVRVARTYALPDAPLAHRDLEGRLLTGKGLLLP is encoded by the coding sequence ATGAGAGCCGTCCGCATCCACGAGCACGGCGGTCCGGAAGTCCTGCGCTACGAGGAAGTGCCGCTCCCCGAGCCGGCCCGGGGGGAGGTGCGGGTGAAGGTCGAGGCCATCGGCCTCAACTTCCTGGACACCTACTACCGCAGCGGGCTCTACCAGGTCAGTCTTCCCTTTATCCCCGGGTCCGAAGCGGCAGGGGTGGTGGACGCGGTCGGGCCGGAGGTGGCGGAGGTGCGTCCGGGAGACCGGGTGGGCTTCGCCATGTACCCCGGCGCCTACGCCGAGTACGCTGTGGTCCCCGCGTGGCGGCTGGTCCCTCTGCCCGCAGGGATCGACGCCCGCACGGCCGCAGCAGCGCTGGTGCAGGGGATGACGGCCCACTACCTCACTCACAGCACGTACGCGGTAAAACCCGGCGACACGGTGCTGGTGCACGCCGCCGGCGGGGGCACCGGGCAGCTTCTGGTGCAGGTGGCCAAGCGCCTGGGCGCCACCGTCTACGGCACCGCCTCCACGGCGGAGAAGGCCCGGCTGGCCCGGGAGGCCGGCGCGGACCAGGTCATCCTGTACTCAGAGGAAGACTTCGTCGAGGCTATCCGGCACCTGACCGACGGGCGCGGGGTTGACGTGGTCTACGACTCCGTGGGGAAAACCACCGCCGAGCGGAGCATGGACTGCCTGCGCCCGCGCGGGTATCTGGTGCTCTTCGGCAACGCCAGCGGTGCGCCCCCAGCGGTGGCCCCGCTGACCCTGATGGCCAAGGGCTCCCTCTTCCTCACGCGGCCCAGCCTGGCCCACTACATCGCCACCCGGGAGGAGCTGCTGCGCCGCGCCGGGGCGCTCTTTGACTGGGTCATCCGGGGAGAGGTGAAGGTGCGCGTGGCCCGCACCTACGCGTTGCCCGATGCCCCACTGGCGCACCGCGACCTGGAAGGGCGGCTGCTCACAGGGAAGGGATTGCTCCTACCCTGA
- a CDS encoding tripartite tricarboxylate transporter permease: MDAVLKGLAFVLQPGTLLWIVVGDIVGVFIGALPGLTATMGLALFLPITIRLDSLTGIALMLGLYFGAVTGASIPAILFGIPGNPNAIATVLDGLPMARKGQAGVALGGAVIASLIGGLVSTTALLIASPALARFSLFFGPAEYFALAVASLTIIASVSGTSLLKGLVMGAVGVLLSTVGIDTMTGAKRFMFGNPFLANGIGLVPVLIGMFGITQALEDAARPGGVGEMITQRLGRLFPRLAQLARMWRIILESSWIGTLVGILPGAGASVAVMLAYERARQLSERPAEFGSGRLEGVIAPEVANNACIGGGLIPTLTLALPGESAAVPILAALVIHGITPGPLLFSFQPHFIYAVVFTMIVANVTTCVFQLGGIRLFVKALSVPPAMLTPLIIVLSVLGAYALNGWIFDAGVAVAAGVGGFFLKRAGYPLIPLILGLVLGGMLESEFRRAMIITGGDLTIFVTRPLAALLLAVGAISLVRQLAAQRRLAAGHGR, encoded by the coding sequence ATGGACGCCGTCCTGAAAGGCCTGGCCTTCGTCCTGCAGCCGGGCACGCTACTGTGGATCGTGGTGGGCGACATCGTGGGGGTCTTCATCGGCGCCCTGCCGGGTCTGACCGCGACCATGGGGCTGGCCCTTTTCCTGCCCATCACCATCCGGCTGGACAGCCTGACGGGCATTGCCCTGATGCTGGGGCTCTACTTCGGGGCTGTCACCGGCGCATCCATTCCGGCGATCCTCTTCGGCATCCCCGGGAACCCCAACGCCATCGCCACGGTGCTGGACGGCCTGCCCATGGCGCGCAAGGGCCAGGCCGGAGTGGCCCTGGGCGGCGCGGTGATCGCCTCCCTGATCGGCGGGCTGGTCAGCACCACCGCCCTCCTGATCGCCTCCCCGGCGCTGGCCCGCTTCTCCCTGTTTTTCGGGCCGGCCGAATACTTCGCCCTGGCCGTGGCCAGCCTGACCATCATCGCCAGCGTCTCGGGGACTTCGCTATTGAAGGGGCTGGTGATGGGGGCAGTAGGAGTCCTGCTCTCCACTGTGGGCATCGACACCATGACCGGCGCCAAGCGCTTCATGTTCGGCAACCCCTTCCTGGCCAACGGCATCGGTCTGGTGCCGGTGCTCATTGGGATGTTCGGGATCACCCAGGCGCTGGAGGACGCGGCACGCCCCGGCGGGGTGGGCGAGATGATCACCCAGCGGCTGGGCCGCCTCTTCCCCCGGCTGGCGCAGCTAGCTCGCATGTGGCGCATCATCCTGGAATCGAGCTGGATCGGCACGCTGGTGGGGATCCTGCCGGGCGCCGGGGCCAGTGTGGCCGTCATGCTGGCCTACGAGCGGGCCAGGCAGCTCTCGGAGAGGCCGGCCGAGTTCGGCAGCGGCAGGCTGGAGGGGGTCATCGCCCCCGAGGTGGCCAACAACGCCTGCATCGGTGGAGGGCTCATCCCCACCCTGACCCTGGCCCTGCCCGGCGAATCCGCCGCTGTCCCCATCCTGGCCGCGCTGGTCATCCACGGAATCACACCGGGTCCGCTGCTCTTTTCCTTCCAGCCTCACTTCATTTACGCCGTGGTCTTCACCATGATCGTGGCCAACGTCACCACCTGCGTCTTCCAGCTGGGCGGCATCCGCCTGTTCGTCAAAGCCCTGAGCGTGCCTCCAGCCATGCTGACCCCGCTGATCATCGTCCTCTCCGTGCTGGGCGCCTACGCCCTGAACGGCTGGATCTTCGACGCGGGGGTGGCGGTGGCCGCCGGCGTGGGCGGGTTCTTTCTCAAGCGCGCCGGGTATCCCCTGATCCCGCTGATCCTGGGTCTGGTACTGGGTGGGATGCTGGAGTCCGAGTTCCGCCGGGCCATGATCATCACCGGAGGTGACCTCACAATCTTCGTCACCCGGCCGCTGGCTGCGCTGCTGCTGGCTGTCGGGGCCATCTCCCTGGTCCGCCAGCTCGCGGCGCAGCGCCGCCTGGCCGCGGGGCATGGGAGGTAA
- a CDS encoding 5-deoxy-glucuronate isomerase, whose amino-acid sequence MDGLPQSQLIPAAAELPGIRPVARPPGSPLRFLEFALVTLGPGEDSLAWISGDREAVLYLIGGACRYAVSGAGSLEGVLDSRPALFEGPPSALYLPPGARLRLTGQDGARLALFTAPPVADRPPRAVLPDEVSERSVGREAWARTVRSVIDQRTASRLLVGETINRPGAWSSYPPHKHDVHVPGREVPMEEVYHFFVRPPGGFGLQMVYTAPDVPDPFEHIYRVRQGDTVVIPRGYHPVVAAGGYHLAYLWAISGERVDYGAWNNDPAHAWLVG is encoded by the coding sequence ATGGACGGTCTGCCGCAGAGCCAGCTCATCCCTGCCGCGGCGGAACTGCCGGGGATCCGCCCGGTAGCCCGTCCGCCCGGCAGCCCGCTGCGCTTCCTCGAGTTTGCCCTGGTCACCCTGGGCCCGGGCGAGGATTCGCTCGCCTGGATCTCCGGTGACCGGGAGGCGGTGCTCTACCTGATCGGCGGCGCCTGCCGGTACGCGGTCTCGGGCGCCGGTTCGCTTGAAGGGGTCCTGGATTCGCGTCCCGCCCTCTTCGAAGGCCCACCTTCGGCCCTCTACCTGCCGCCGGGCGCGCGGCTGCGCCTCACCGGCCAGGATGGCGCGCGCCTGGCCCTGTTCACCGCTCCTCCGGTCGCTGATCGCCCGCCCCGCGCTGTCTTGCCAGATGAGGTGAGCGAACGCAGCGTGGGCAGGGAGGCCTGGGCGCGCACCGTGCGCAGCGTGATCGACCAGCGCACGGCCAGCCGACTCCTGGTGGGGGAGACCATCAACCGGCCGGGGGCCTGGTCCAGCTACCCCCCGCACAAGCACGATGTCCACGTCCCCGGCCGAGAGGTACCCATGGAAGAGGTCTACCACTTCTTCGTTCGGCCCCCCGGGGGCTTCGGCTTGCAGATGGTCTATACCGCGCCCGATGTGCCCGATCCGTTCGAGCACATCTACCGGGTGCGTCAGGGGGACACCGTGGTGATTCCGCGGGGCTACCATCCGGTGGTGGCGGCCGGCGGCTACCACCTGGCCTACCTCTGGGCCATTTCAGGCGAACGGGTGGACTATGGGGCGTGGAACAACGACCCGGCCCACGCCTGGCTGGTGGGGTGA
- a CDS encoding HAD hydrolase-like protein, whose product MERPVVVFDYDGTLVDTFAAKQVAYARAVMETLALDEAYRALVEASYARTSGAHRLTQLAETAAELGVTLTEEQREEFSRRFSAYSAELADTMPEFPSARRVLQALGARYDLVLTSGMPRDVLLGDARRRGLAAYFVRVEGGDKGATLDRLRAEGRRVVLMVGDTPHDASVADSREVPFYRVTSDADLARLPEVLL is encoded by the coding sequence ATGGAACGGCCTGTCGTCGTCTTCGACTACGATGGGACCCTGGTGGATACCTTCGCCGCCAAGCAGGTGGCCTACGCGCGGGCGGTGATGGAGACGCTGGCGCTGGACGAGGCTTACCGGGCGCTGGTGGAAGCGTCCTACGCCCGCACCAGCGGTGCGCATCGCCTCACCCAGCTGGCGGAGACGGCCGCGGAGCTTGGGGTCACCCTGACAGAGGAGCAGCGAGAGGAGTTCTCCCGCCGCTTCTCCGCCTACAGCGCCGAGCTGGCCGACACCATGCCAGAGTTCCCCTCCGCCCGCCGCGTCCTCCAGGCGCTGGGGGCGCGCTACGACCTGGTCCTGACCAGCGGCATGCCCCGTGACGTGCTGCTGGGGGATGCCAGGCGGCGCGGTCTGGCCGCCTACTTCGTGCGGGTGGAGGGAGGTGACAAAGGTGCCACGTTGGACAGGTTGCGGGCGGAGGGTCGGCGCGTGGTCCTGATGGTGGGCGACACTCCGCATGATGCCTCGGTGGCCGACTCGCGGGAGGTGCCGTTTTACCGCGTGACCAGCGATGCAGACCTGGCGCGGCTCCCGGAGGTGCTGCTGTGA
- a CDS encoding MBL fold metallo-hydrolase: MSARLVILGTGGALQTAARDNTALALVIGDRAVLADCPGSVYQKLLRAGVDPLHLLAVVITHMHTDHTYGLPSLVHNLWMVDQQVRVPPLPVYAPGENLEALRRLLAVFDLERRATFLEYRSLPAEAGAVFLEHEGHRLAAHPVDHGPAAFALRWDTPGGGRVLYSTDTRPLEALARFGRGADYFLHDATHAQADVETAQRGGHSTAAQAGRIAALAGARRLVLLHLSERADAGRWVAEAQAEFAGPVEVPDDGAVYPVR; the protein is encoded by the coding sequence GTGAGCGCCAGGCTGGTCATCCTGGGTACCGGCGGAGCCCTGCAGACCGCGGCCCGGGATAACACGGCGCTAGCCCTGGTCATCGGTGACCGGGCGGTCCTGGCGGACTGCCCCGGCAGCGTCTACCAGAAGCTGTTGCGGGCGGGAGTGGATCCTCTGCACCTGCTGGCCGTGGTGATCACGCACATGCATACCGACCATACGTACGGACTGCCCTCGCTGGTGCACAACCTCTGGATGGTGGACCAGCAGGTGCGGGTGCCGCCTCTGCCGGTGTACGCACCGGGGGAAAACCTGGAGGCGCTGCGCCGCCTGCTGGCGGTCTTCGATCTGGAGCGGCGTGCCACGTTCCTGGAGTATCGATCCCTTCCCGCTGAGGCGGGTGCGGTATTCCTTGAGCACGAGGGGCACCGCTTGGCCGCGCATCCGGTGGACCACGGCCCGGCGGCGTTTGCCCTGCGCTGGGACACCCCGGGAGGCGGGCGCGTCCTGTACTCCACGGATACCAGGCCCCTGGAGGCGCTGGCGCGGTTTGGCCGGGGGGCGGACTACTTCCTGCACGACGCCACCCACGCGCAGGCCGACGTCGAGACGGCGCAGCGCGGCGGCCATTCCACCGCAGCGCAGGCCGGCCGGATCGCTGCGCTGGCCGGCGCCAGGCGCCTGGTCTTACTGCACCTGTCGGAACGGGCGGATGCCGGCCGGTGGGTGGCCGAGGCTCAGGCCGAGTTCGCCGGGCCGGTGGAGGTACCCGACGACGGGGCCGTTTACCCTGTGCGTTGA
- a CDS encoding tripartite tricarboxylate transporter TctB family protein codes for MSRPALLAVGAAIAGLGVLALLLAGSISVLQVRGDPGPRAVPVAAAVVVVAGAAGATAADLRRLPQSERISPASLVVALATVACVLFLSRLGFVATTALFLAVVSLYLDRPRRHSLAAHLAVAAGAAAGLWLVFGRLFGVILPAGSLGF; via the coding sequence GTGAGCCGCCCCGCCCTTCTGGCCGTCGGTGCCGCCATCGCCGGCCTGGGGGTACTGGCCCTGCTCCTGGCCGGGAGCATCTCCGTCCTTCAGGTCCGCGGAGATCCGGGCCCGCGGGCAGTGCCGGTCGCGGCCGCTGTCGTCGTGGTCGCCGGCGCCGCCGGGGCCACCGCGGCGGACCTGCGCCGCCTTCCCCAAAGCGAGCGGATCTCTCCCGCTTCGCTGGTGGTGGCCCTGGCCACCGTGGCCTGCGTACTCTTTCTGTCGCGCCTGGGCTTCGTGGCGACCACCGCGCTTTTCCTGGCCGTGGTCTCCCTCTACCTCGACCGGCCGCGGCGTCACTCCCTGGCCGCGCACCTGGCGGTGGCGGCGGGCGCAGCAGCAGGGCTCTGGCTGGTCTTCGGGCGCCTATTCGGGGTGATCCTGCCTGCCGGTTCGCTGGGGTTCTGA